A window from Streptomyces sp. NBC_00299 encodes these proteins:
- a CDS encoding FAD-dependent oxidoreductase: MAQVLVIGGGIAGAAAALALDKAGFDVVVHEAHPDSAEDIGAFLTLASNGMRALEQLDASAAVTAIGFPLTSMRVLDDTGTELAQVPLGEAATPHLRYRCLRRGDLNSALQAEVTRRGIDIRHGARLMSVVEGQGGVTAHFADGTTATGDLLIGADGLNSTVRRLISPDARPVYAGQYVCYGYTGAASGPARPETITMVRGSSVAFGYAVSPDGETYWFARVTDEPLAADTIAQGTPAQWRDLLLPLLRKDSTPAADLVAATPDRLMVTNATELPTGTPWRSGRALIIGDAAHAASPATGQGASMALEDAVVLAKSLRDAPDTDAALSLYETLRRPRVEHNITVSGNISRGAHTPSGPGPRGASADRAGDDELIRHLEWSTDLSQLEP; encoded by the coding sequence GTGGCACAGGTGCTGGTCATCGGGGGCGGAATCGCGGGCGCGGCGGCGGCTCTGGCACTGGACAAGGCCGGATTCGACGTCGTCGTGCACGAGGCGCACCCCGATTCCGCCGAGGACATCGGCGCGTTCCTCACGCTGGCGAGCAACGGCATGCGGGCCCTGGAACAGCTGGACGCCTCGGCCGCTGTGACCGCGATCGGCTTCCCGCTGACCTCGATGCGGGTCCTGGACGACACGGGCACCGAGCTGGCCCAGGTGCCGCTCGGCGAGGCCGCCACCCCGCACCTGCGGTACCGCTGTCTGCGACGCGGCGACCTCAACTCCGCCTTGCAGGCCGAGGTCACGCGCCGCGGCATCGACATCCGGCACGGTGCGCGCCTGATGTCGGTCGTCGAAGGTCAGGGCGGCGTCACCGCCCACTTCGCCGACGGCACCACGGCGACCGGCGATCTCCTCATCGGGGCCGACGGCCTCAACTCCACCGTCCGCCGTCTCATCTCCCCCGACGCCCGGCCGGTCTACGCCGGGCAGTACGTCTGCTACGGCTACACCGGCGCCGCATCCGGCCCGGCCCGGCCCGAGACCATCACGATGGTGCGCGGCAGCTCCGTCGCCTTCGGGTACGCGGTGTCGCCGGACGGCGAGACGTACTGGTTCGCCCGCGTCACCGACGAGCCCTTGGCCGCCGACACCATCGCGCAGGGCACCCCCGCCCAATGGCGCGACCTGCTCCTGCCGCTGCTGCGCAAGGACTCGACCCCCGCCGCCGACCTGGTGGCAGCCACCCCCGACCGCCTCATGGTCACCAACGCCACCGAACTGCCCACCGGTACACCCTGGCGCTCGGGCCGGGCCCTGATCATCGGCGACGCGGCCCACGCGGCGTCCCCCGCCACCGGGCAGGGCGCCTCGATGGCGCTGGAGGACGCCGTAGTCCTCGCCAAGTCGCTGCGGGACGCCCCGGACACCGACGCCGCGCTGTCCCTCTACGAGACCCTCCGCCGCCCTCGCGTGGAACACAACATCACCGTGAGCGGCAACATCTCCCGCGGTGCCCACACCCCGTCGGGCCCCGGTCCCCGGGGCGCGAGTGCGGACCGGGCGGGCGACGACGAGCTCATACGGCACCTGGAGTGGAGCACCGACCTCTCACAACTCGAGCCGTAG
- a CDS encoding DUF998 domain-containing protein — translation MAWLGYLAWVTGVAQFFVLHVVVESAWHTPAYSWARNNISDLGNVHCALQSDPEPRYICSPEHGLMNGSFIALGALLVVGAALTGPLWCKGAAGVWARLLLAGGGVGFVLAGLAPSDVDENQHALGALLVMGAGNIGLMPAGAGLAGSVPRTLRRLTGLLGVIAITALGLFLSEQYLGLGMGGMERVAAFPILVWALVIGTFAVFRLIPAISREECNH, via the coding sequence TTGGCCTGGCTCGGATACCTCGCTTGGGTCACCGGGGTCGCCCAGTTCTTCGTACTGCACGTGGTCGTGGAGTCGGCGTGGCACACCCCGGCGTACAGCTGGGCCCGGAACAACATCAGCGACCTGGGCAACGTCCACTGTGCCCTGCAGTCGGACCCCGAACCGCGCTACATCTGCTCGCCCGAGCACGGACTGATGAACGGTTCGTTCATCGCGCTCGGCGCACTGCTCGTGGTCGGCGCCGCGCTCACCGGGCCGCTCTGGTGCAAGGGCGCAGCGGGAGTGTGGGCCAGGCTGCTGCTGGCGGGTGGAGGTGTCGGCTTCGTGCTGGCCGGGCTGGCTCCCTCCGACGTCGACGAGAACCAACACGCGCTGGGCGCCCTGCTGGTCATGGGGGCCGGCAATATCGGCCTGATGCCGGCCGGGGCCGGCCTGGCGGGCAGCGTGCCTCGGACGCTGAGGCGGCTGACCGGGCTGCTGGGAGTCATCGCGATCACTGCCCTCGGGCTCTTCCTCTCCGAGCAGTACCTGGGCCTCGGCATGGGCGGAATGGAACGAGTCGCGGCGTTCCCCATCCTGGTGTGGGCGCTGGTCATCGGCACTTTCGCCGTCTTCCGGTTGATTCCCGCCATCTCTCGCGAGGAATGCAACCATTGA
- a CDS encoding AMIN-like domain-containing (lipo)protein — translation MAQKRTAWATAALMGITLGVAAVPAGAAPARTAQATTACPTGWGSQAETRSAATTESVTNVRTGRHACFDRMVVDVPGAGSGDLGYSVQYVSRVYQDGSGDPIAVGGGAVLEVRVTAPAYDPDTGKPTYPVRAGQRLKGVDLTGYRTFRDGRFVGSFEGDTQLGLGVRARLPFRVSVTDGRIVVDVAHNWTGAR, via the coding sequence ATGGCACAAAAGCGAACTGCATGGGCGACAGCAGCGCTCATGGGCATCACCTTGGGAGTGGCGGCGGTCCCTGCCGGCGCTGCCCCCGCCCGCACCGCCCAGGCCACCACGGCCTGCCCCACCGGCTGGGGCAGCCAGGCCGAGACCCGCTCCGCCGCCACGACGGAGTCGGTGACGAACGTCCGGACCGGCCGGCACGCCTGCTTCGACCGTATGGTCGTCGACGTCCCCGGCGCGGGCAGCGGCGACCTGGGCTATTCCGTCCAGTACGTCAGCCGCGTCTACCAGGACGGTTCGGGCGACCCCATCGCCGTCGGCGGCGGAGCCGTCCTCGAGGTGCGAGTGACCGCACCCGCCTACGACCCCGACACCGGGAAGCCCACGTATCCCGTGCGAGCCGGTCAACGTCTCAAGGGCGTGGACCTCACGGGGTACCGCACCTTCAGGGACGGCCGGTTCGTCGGCAGCTTCGAAGGGGACACGCAGCTCGGGCTCGGCGTCCGGGCACGGCTGCCGTTCCGGGTGTCGGTGACCGACGGCCGGATCGTGGTCGACGTGGCGCACAACTGGACCGGCGCACGCTGA
- a CDS encoding helix-turn-helix domain-containing protein: protein MTTAEHPPALAPLRHARERFLTGRSLPAGVPDDVVAAWRRARFFGVRPDLDGPVRESGHPVDSPLLEAAHPVLARIAPALDAGRSALVLTDERLRVLWSTGSAPGDDTCSDLSEREVGHNSAALALRTRRRAEVHGPEHFLDVWQDVSAVSVPLLSPDAEQVLGTVTVASGLCAGCRPHPGAALAEAAAAAVEAELRARARTAERALLDAYERAARGRERAVVALDGRSRLISEAAACLASPQVLEALERGARAWGRGTGESYEVSLPEDAGCSVEITPVRHEGCAVGLVAVLAPRSVEPVPESLPRPGSELIGNSVPWRHAVARATALARTAGPLLVVGERGTGKTMLALELLDGTAPLVVDAAESPELGLNDDMRGETGGAPAEGWGRAGDRPLLLRHAERLAQSDVAALNSLLDERPDARLVVTYTPGTSPGPCLQRLLDTLAARSVTLPALRERAEDIRELLPALVPAPAPGSPPLTWSLDALRALERHPWPGNVTELAHLVRALARQRRLRGPVRRSELPDPVREGPAGRNLSPMELAERAAILEALRRHGGNKARAAAALGIARATLYRKLREYQGRDAGIRGGMS from the coding sequence ATGACCACCGCGGAACATCCTCCTGCCCTCGCCCCTCTCCGCCATGCCCGGGAACGGTTCCTGACGGGCCGCTCGCTCCCGGCCGGCGTGCCGGACGACGTCGTCGCCGCTTGGCGGCGCGCCCGGTTCTTCGGCGTACGGCCCGATCTCGACGGCCCCGTACGGGAGTCGGGCCACCCCGTCGACTCGCCCCTGCTGGAGGCGGCGCATCCCGTGCTCGCCCGGATCGCCCCGGCCCTGGACGCCGGACGCTCGGCGCTCGTGCTCACGGACGAACGGCTGAGGGTGCTGTGGTCGACCGGCAGCGCCCCCGGCGACGACACCTGCAGCGACCTGTCCGAGCGCGAGGTCGGCCACAACAGCGCCGCGCTCGCCCTGCGCACCCGCCGCCGGGCCGAGGTGCACGGACCCGAGCACTTCCTCGACGTGTGGCAGGACGTCTCCGCGGTCAGCGTGCCGCTGCTGTCCCCGGATGCGGAACAGGTGCTCGGCACGGTGACCGTCGCCTCCGGTCTGTGCGCGGGCTGCCGACCGCACCCCGGCGCCGCCCTCGCCGAGGCGGCCGCCGCGGCGGTGGAGGCCGAACTGCGGGCACGCGCGCGTACCGCGGAACGGGCGCTGCTCGACGCATACGAGCGGGCCGCGCGGGGGCGCGAACGAGCGGTCGTCGCGCTGGACGGCCGGAGCCGCCTGATCAGCGAGGCCGCGGCATGCCTGGCCTCGCCGCAGGTGCTGGAGGCGCTTGAGCGGGGTGCGCGGGCGTGGGGGAGGGGGACCGGCGAGTCGTACGAGGTCTCGCTTCCCGAGGACGCGGGGTGCAGTGTCGAGATCACTCCGGTACGGCATGAGGGGTGCGCCGTCGGCCTGGTCGCCGTGCTCGCGCCGCGTTCCGTGGAGCCGGTGCCGGAGTCTCTGCCGCGTCCGGGCAGCGAGTTGATCGGGAACTCGGTGCCGTGGCGGCACGCTGTCGCGCGGGCGACGGCCCTGGCCCGGACTGCGGGGCCCTTGCTCGTCGTGGGCGAACGGGGAACCGGCAAGACCATGCTGGCCCTCGAACTGCTCGACGGCACGGCCCCCTTGGTCGTGGACGCCGCCGAATCACCCGAACTCGGCCTCAACGATGACATGCGTGGCGAGACGGGGGGCGCCCCCGCCGAAGGCTGGGGGAGGGCCGGTGACCGGCCGCTGCTGCTGCGGCACGCCGAACGGCTCGCCCAGTCCGACGTCGCCGCCCTCAACTCGCTCCTGGACGAGCGCCCCGACGCCCGCCTGGTGGTCACCTACACGCCCGGAACCTCACCCGGCCCCTGCCTCCAGCGCCTCCTCGACACCCTCGCGGCCCGCTCGGTGACCCTGCCGGCGTTGCGGGAACGCGCCGAGGACATCAGGGAGTTGCTGCCCGCCCTCGTGCCCGCGCCCGCACCCGGCAGCCCGCCGCTGACCTGGTCGCTGGACGCGCTGCGGGCGCTGGAGCGGCATCCCTGGCCCGGCAACGTCACCGAACTCGCCCACCTCGTGCGGGCGTTGGCGCGTCAGCGGCGGCTCCGCGGACCGGTGCGGCGGAGCGAGCTGCCCGATCCCGTGCGGGAAGGGCCCGCGGGACGGAACCTCAGCCCCATGGAGCTCGCCGAACGCGCCGCGATCCTGGAGGCCCTGCGCCGCCACGGCGGCAACAAGGCACGCGCCGCGGCGGCGTTGGGCATCGCCCGGGCGACCCTCTACCGGAAGCTGCGGGAGTACCAGGGGCGGGATGCCGGGATCCGGGGTGGGATGTCGTGA
- a CDS encoding FAD-dependent oxidoreductase translates to MHTVVETDVLIVGSGPAGASAALALSTYGVRNMVVTRYASLADTPRAHITNQRTMEVLRDLGVEQEVVAKATPQHLMGNTTFCTSLAGDELGRVRSWGNDPLVQAAHELASPTRMCDMPQHLLEPVLVNAAIARGTDLRFSTVYKSFVQDEGGVTVTVEDRLRGDEYAIRAKYLIGADGGRSKVAEDAGLPMGGQMGVAGSINIVFDADLSKYTAHRPSTLYWVLAPGATVGGIGAGLVRCVRPWNEWLIVWGYDVSAGAPDLTEEYALSVVRQLVGDDEIPVTIKSSSAWTVNEMYAQTYVNDRVFCAGDAVHRHPPSNGLGSNTSIQDSHNLAWKLKLVLDGVASPRLLDTYDAERAPVGRQIVTRANKSIAETAPIFEALDGLSPQTPEQLWANIAARKDTTEAAAEQRAALREAIAFKAYEFNAHGVDLNQRYASDAVVPDGTPDPGFTRDPELHHQPTSRPGAKLPHAWITSGTRTLSTLDTVGKGRFTLLTGIGGERWLRAAEAQPLDIATVVIGPGREFEDPYGDWAGLSEISDAGALLVRPDGYVAFRHADAAVDAERLVTDAVRRILGHG, encoded by the coding sequence GTGCACACCGTTGTCGAGACCGACGTACTGATCGTGGGCAGCGGCCCGGCGGGCGCGTCGGCCGCGCTCGCGCTGAGCACCTACGGCGTGCGCAACATGGTCGTCACCCGGTACGCGAGCCTCGCCGACACGCCTCGCGCGCACATCACCAACCAGCGGACCATGGAGGTGCTGCGCGACCTGGGCGTGGAGCAGGAGGTCGTCGCCAAGGCGACGCCCCAGCACCTGATGGGCAACACGACGTTCTGCACGAGCCTCGCGGGCGACGAGCTCGGCAGGGTGCGCTCCTGGGGCAACGATCCGCTCGTGCAGGCGGCGCACGAGCTGGCCAGCCCGACGCGGATGTGCGACATGCCGCAGCACCTATTGGAGCCGGTGCTGGTGAACGCGGCGATCGCGCGCGGCACGGACCTCCGGTTCAGCACGGTCTACAAGTCCTTCGTCCAGGACGAGGGCGGCGTCACGGTCACCGTCGAGGACCGGCTGCGCGGCGACGAGTACGCGATTCGCGCCAAGTACCTGATCGGCGCCGACGGAGGCCGTTCCAAGGTCGCCGAGGACGCCGGGCTGCCGATGGGCGGACAGATGGGCGTCGCGGGCAGCATCAACATCGTCTTCGACGCGGACCTGAGCAAGTACACCGCGCACCGCCCCTCCACCCTGTACTGGGTCCTCGCGCCCGGCGCCACGGTCGGCGGCATCGGCGCGGGCCTGGTGCGCTGCGTACGGCCCTGGAACGAGTGGCTGATCGTGTGGGGGTACGACGTGAGCGCCGGCGCCCCGGACCTCACCGAGGAGTACGCCCTGTCCGTCGTACGCCAGTTGGTCGGCGACGACGAGATTCCGGTGACCATCAAGTCGTCGTCGGCATGGACGGTCAACGAGATGTACGCGCAGACATACGTCAACGACCGGGTGTTCTGCGCCGGCGACGCCGTGCACCGCCACCCGCCGTCCAACGGGCTCGGCTCCAACACCTCCATCCAGGATTCCCACAACCTGGCCTGGAAGCTGAAGCTCGTCCTCGACGGCGTCGCCTCGCCGCGACTCCTCGACACCTACGACGCCGAGCGCGCTCCGGTCGGCAGGCAGATCGTCACCCGCGCCAACAAGTCCATCGCCGAGACCGCCCCGATCTTCGAGGCGCTCGACGGGCTGTCGCCGCAGACGCCCGAGCAGTTGTGGGCCAACATCGCCGCCCGCAAGGACACCACCGAGGCGGCGGCCGAGCAGCGGGCCGCGCTGCGCGAGGCGATCGCTTTCAAGGCCTACGAGTTCAACGCGCACGGCGTCGACCTCAACCAGCGCTACGCCTCCGACGCTGTCGTCCCCGACGGCACGCCCGACCCCGGCTTCACCCGCGATCCCGAACTGCACCACCAGCCCACCTCCCGCCCCGGCGCCAAACTCCCGCACGCCTGGATCACCTCCGGGACCCGGACCCTGTCCACTCTCGACACGGTCGGCAAGGGCCGCTTCACCCTGCTCACCGGCATCGGCGGCGAGAGGTGGCTGCGGGCGGCCGAGGCGCAGCCCCTCGACATCGCCACGGTCGTCATCGGACCGGGCCGGGAGTTCGAGGACCCCTACGGCGACTGGGCCGGCCTGAGCGAGATCTCCGACGCGGGCGCGCTCCTCGTACGCCCCGACGGGTATGTGGCGTTCCGGCACGCCGACGCGGCCGTGGACGCCGAGCGGTTGGTCACCGACGCGGTGCGGCGGATTCTCGGGCACGGTTGA
- a CDS encoding intradiol ring-cleavage dioxygenase, with the protein MTGDAPDTVTDEVVASLRGTGDPRLRELLTGLIRHLHAFARESRLTQEEWERAVGFLTATGQACTRTRQEFIMLSDVLGLSMLLETINERHGPGATESTVLGPFHMTESPVRALGANIDLAGGGEPCVVSGRVLSRDGGPLPGAVVDVWQADGNGFYDVQQPDVQPPGNGRGLFTADGEGRFWFRTCVPSAYPIPTDGPVGALLRATGRHPYRPAHIHFIVSADGHTPVTTHIFVAGSDYLDSDAVFAVKPGLVTDFAPVDDPSAAREFGVPNPFRHARFDLVLERS; encoded by the coding sequence ATGACCGGTGACGCGCCGGACACGGTCACCGACGAGGTCGTCGCGAGTCTGCGGGGCACGGGCGACCCCCGTCTGCGGGAACTGCTGACCGGCCTGATCCGGCATCTGCACGCCTTCGCCCGGGAGTCGCGGCTGACGCAGGAGGAGTGGGAGCGGGCGGTCGGGTTCCTGACGGCGACCGGGCAGGCATGCACGCGGACCCGGCAGGAGTTCATCATGCTGTCGGATGTGCTCGGCCTGTCGATGCTCCTCGAGACGATCAACGAGCGGCACGGTCCCGGCGCCACCGAGTCGACGGTCCTCGGTCCGTTCCACATGACCGAGTCGCCGGTGCGTGCGCTCGGCGCGAACATCGACCTGGCCGGCGGTGGCGAGCCGTGCGTGGTCAGCGGGCGCGTGCTGTCCCGGGACGGCGGCCCGCTGCCCGGCGCGGTCGTCGACGTGTGGCAGGCCGACGGCAACGGCTTCTACGACGTGCAGCAGCCGGACGTTCAGCCTCCGGGCAACGGCCGCGGCCTGTTCACCGCGGACGGCGAGGGACGGTTCTGGTTCCGTACGTGCGTACCGAGCGCGTACCCGATCCCGACGGACGGACCGGTCGGCGCGCTGCTGCGGGCCACCGGACGGCACCCCTACCGGCCCGCGCACATCCACTTCATCGTCTCGGCCGACGGACACACCCCGGTGACGACGCACATCTTCGTGGCGGGCAGCGACTACCTGGACTCGGACGCGGTGTTCGCCGTCAAGCCGGGCCTCGTCACCGACTTCGCCCCGGTCGACGACCCGTCCGCGGCACGGGAGTTCGGCGTGCCGAACCCGTTCCGGCACGCCCGCTTCGACCTCGTACTGGAGCGGTCGTGA